The following are from one region of the Harpia harpyja isolate bHarHar1 chromosome 4, bHarHar1 primary haplotype, whole genome shotgun sequence genome:
- the LOC128140799 gene encoding corticotropin-releasing factor receptor 1: protein MVPSLRPALLLLLQAFLLWDSPVAASIQEQYCESLPPVTNHTGPQCNASVDLIGTCWPRSAVGQLVARPCPEYFYGVRYNTTNNGYRECLANGSWAARVNYSQCQEILSEEKKSKLHYHIAVIINYLGHCVSLGALLVAFVLFMRLRSIRCLRNIIHWNLIAAFILRNATWFVVQLTMNPEVHESNVVWCRLVTAAYNYFHVTNFFWMFGEGCYLHTAIVLTYSTDKLRKWMFICIGWCIPFPIIVAWAIGKLYYDNEKCWFGKRAGVYTDYIYQGPMILVLLINFIFLFNIVRILMTKLRASTTSETIQYRKAVKATLVLLPLLGITYMLFFVNPGEDEISRIVFIYFNSFLESFQGFFVSVFYCFLNSEVRSAVRKRWHRWQDKHSIRARVARAMSIPTSPTRVSFHSIKQSTAV, encoded by the exons GTCCCCAGTGCAACGCCTCGGTAGACCTGATCGGCACGTGTTGGCCCCGGAGTGCAGTGGGACAGCTGGTAGCTCGCCCCTGCCCCGAATATTTCTATGGCGTGCGGTACAACACCACGA ATAATGGCTACAGGGAATGCCTCGCTAACGGGAGCTGGGCAGCACGGGTCAACTATTCCCAGTGCCAGGAGATCCTCAGTGAAGAG AAGAAGAGCAAGCTGCACTACCACATTGCCGTCATCATCAACTACCTGGGGCACTGTGTCTCGCTGGGGGCCCTCCTGGTGGCCTTCGTCCTCTTCATGCGCCTGCG GAGCATTCGGTGCCTGAGGAACATCATCCACTGGAACCTGATCGCAGCCTTCATCCTACGCAATGCCACGTGGTTCGTGGTGCAGCTCACGATGAACCCAGAGGTGCACGAGAGCAACGTG GTCTGGTGCCGCTTGGTCACTGCCGCCTACAATTACTTCCACGTCACCAACTTTTTCTGGATGTTCGGCGAGGGCTGCTACCTGCACACAGCCATCGTGCTCACCTACTCCACGGATAAGCTCCGCAAGTGGATGTTCATCTGCATTGGCTGGT GTATCCCCTTTCCCATCATCGTCGCCTGGGCCATCGGGAAGCTGTACTACGACAACGAGAA GTGTTGGTTTGGGAAGCGAGCGGGAGTTTACACCGACTACATTTACCAAGGCCCCATGATCCTGGTGCTTCTG ATCAACTTCATCTTCCTGTTCAACATTGTCCGAATCCTCATGACGAAGCTCCGAGCTTCAACCACGTCGGAGACAATCCAGTACAG GAAAGCAGTCAAGGCCACACTGGTGCTGCTGCCCTTGCTGGGAATCACCTACATGCTGTTCTTTGTCAACCCAGGGGAGGATGAGATCTCCAGGATCGTCTTCATATACTTCAACTCCTTTCTGGAGTCCTTCCAG GGCTTCTTCGTCTCTGTCTTCTACTGCTTCCTGAACAGCGAG GTCCGATCAGCTGTACGGAAGCGGTGGCACCGATGGCAGGACAAGCACTCCATCCGTGCCCGCGTGGCTCGGGCCATGTCCATCCCCACCTCCCCGACCCGCGTCAGCTTCCACAGCATCAAGCAGTCCACGGCTGTCTGA